One genomic window of Nitrosomonas sp. Is35 includes the following:
- the yaaA gene encoding peroxide stress protein YaaA, giving the protein MIIVISPAKTLDFETPPSTQTHTQPDFLDDSAMLIDELRKLEPSQIGAMMSISSKLATLNSNRYLAWNRPFTLRNAKQAILAFKGDVYTGLDADTMTGNELAFAQDHLRILSGLYGVLRPLDLMQPYRLEMGTQFKNPRGNNLYEFWDDKITQALNQDLAKQKDDILINLASNEYFQSVQTGKLNARIITPVFKDQKNGVYKIISFFAKKARGMMSRYIIQNKLTNPEAIKSFDVAGYRFSQEGSGKDEWVFIRAESKSA; this is encoded by the coding sequence ATGATTATTGTCATTTCACCGGCAAAAACACTGGATTTTGAAACACCGCCATCGACGCAAACGCATACACAACCGGATTTTCTCGACGATTCGGCGATGCTGATCGATGAACTGAGAAAACTGGAACCCAGCCAAATCGGTGCGATGATGTCGATCAGCTCTAAATTGGCCACGCTCAATTCCAATCGCTACCTCGCCTGGAATCGCCCGTTTACGCTGCGTAATGCCAAGCAAGCGATTCTCGCATTCAAAGGCGATGTCTATACCGGCTTGGATGCCGACACGATGACCGGAAACGAACTGGCGTTCGCGCAAGATCATTTGCGTATTTTGTCGGGATTGTATGGCGTGTTGCGCCCGCTGGATCTGATGCAACCTTACCGGCTGGAAATGGGCACTCAATTCAAAAATCCGCGTGGCAATAATTTGTACGAATTCTGGGATGATAAAATCACCCAAGCGCTCAATCAGGATTTGGCCAAACAAAAAGATGACATCCTCATCAATCTCGCTTCCAATGAATATTTCCAATCCGTCCAGACGGGTAAACTCAATGCGCGGATCATTACTCCGGTTTTCAAGGATCAGAAAAACGGTGTTTACAAAATTATCAGCTTCTTCGCCAAGAAAGCCCGCGGCATGATGAGCCGCTACATTATCCAGAACAAACTCACAAACCCTGAAGCCATTAAAAGCTTCGATGTGGCAGGCTATCGTTTCAGTCAGGAAGGTAGTGGCAAGGATGAATGGGTCTTTATCCGCGCGGAATCGAAATCGGCATAA